From Pseudobythopirellula maris:
AGTCATTAGGGGGCCCCGCCCTATTTATTGAATATATTTTCAACGACACCAGAACCACCCCCGCCAGCCGCCCGTAACGGGAGTCGAAACCACCAGGCGGCAGACCCGAGCGGCGGCCTCGGCACCCGCGGCCGCCGCCAACCTCAACACAGGAAACAGAAATGGGTTACGACATCGAGGGAAAGACCGTGCTGGTCACCGGCGCCAACCGCGGCATCGGCAAGGCGATCGTCGAGGCCGTGCTGGCGCACGGCGCCAAGAAGGTGTACGCGGCGGTCCGCTCGGTCGAGTCGGCCGAGCCGCTCGTCGCCGAGCATGGCGAGCGGGTCACGCCGGTCGAGATCGACCTGACGAAGCCGGAGACGATCACCGCGGCGGCCGAGGCCGCGAGCGACGTGCAGGTGGTCGTCAACAACGCCGGCGTGCTGAAGACCTCGACCGCGCTCGACGCGGACGCCCTGGAGAACCTCGCCTTTGAGTTCGAGGTGAACGTCTACGGCCTGGTGCGCGTGGCGCAGGCTTTCGCACCGGTCCTCAAGGCGAACGGCGGCGGGGCGTTGGTGCAGCTCAACTCGGTGGCGTCGCTGATGAGCTTCCCGCCCTTCACGACCTACTGCGCGAGCAAGGCGGCCTCGTACTCGGTGACGCAGGCGCTCCGCCGGTTGCTCGAAGAGCAAGGCACACAGGTGCTGAGCGTCCACCCCGGCCCGATCGACACCGACATGGGCGACAACGCCGGCTTCCACGACATCGCCGAGCCGCCGAGCTTGGTGGGCGAGGGGATCGTCGCGGCGCTCGCCGCGGGCGATTTCCATCTCTGGCCCGACTCGATGGCCAAGCAGGTCGGCGAGGCCTACCGCGGTTTCGCCGAGAACGTCGTCGAGGCCGAGCTGGCCGTCGGCTGACGGGAGAAGCGGACAGGATCACAGAATCGACAAGAACCAATCAGGTCCAGTCGATGCTTATTAATCTTGTGGTCCTGTCCCTTCGGATCGGAGCGGCTCACTCCGAACGCGCCGCTCGGCGCCCGCCAGGGCCCAGCCGGCGCCCGCCCAGACCCAGCAAGAGCACCGCCGTCGCAAGGCCGCTCGGCTCGGGCACTCCCACATCGGCCGAAATGGTGAGGACGGGCTCGCCGTCGACGCAGTCGCCGGCGGCGCCCGCATGGGCTTCGATGACGCCGAGATCGACGAATTCGC
This genomic window contains:
- a CDS encoding SDR family oxidoreductase codes for the protein MGYDIEGKTVLVTGANRGIGKAIVEAVLAHGAKKVYAAVRSVESAEPLVAEHGERVTPVEIDLTKPETITAAAEAASDVQVVVNNAGVLKTSTALDADALENLAFEFEVNVYGLVRVAQAFAPVLKANGGGALVQLNSVASLMSFPPFTTYCASKAASYSVTQALRRLLEEQGTQVLSVHPGPIDTDMGDNAGFHDIAEPPSLVGEGIVAALAAGDFHLWPDSMAKQVGEAYRGFAENVVEAELAVG